ATGGCCAATGCGCACCCACTCGTCGGCCAGGCGGCCGTGAATGTAGGCGGCCGTGGCTGTGGCCTGAAGTGGTTCCAGGCCCTGAGCCATAAAGCCACCAATCATTCCGGTGAGCACGTCTCCGGTACCGGCCTTGGCCAAGGCGGAGTTTCCAGCATTGATCACCATACAGCGACCATCATTGGCAACCACGCTGCGAAAGCCTTTTAGCAATACATGACATCCGGCTGTCTCGGAGCCCTCAAGCGCGGATTGAAAACGGTTGTTTTCCAGTTGGACCACATCTTTTTTAAGAATCCGCGCCAGCTCGCCCATATGGGGTGTCAGTACCCAGTTGCAGGGAAGAGGAAACAACTCAAACTGAACACAAGTGGTGATGGCATCGGCATCCAAAACCACGCCGGGCAAATCCATGCCTTTAAGCCGCTCAATCACATCTGCTGTTTCACGACTGACGCCTAAGCCTGGCCCCACCGCTGCCGCAGTAATCTTTTTTTGCCACAGTTCCTCTGAGTCGATCTTGCCCGTGAGAATCTCAGGGGATTCCAAAATATTCTCTGCCGGCGATTCGAAACTGGCCCAAGTCACATATCCCGTACCCATCCGATAAGCACTTGATGAGGCCAGGAGACCAGCCCCCCACATCCCCTCACGCCCAGCTAACACCAGCAGATGCCCATGATCCGACTTGTTTGAGGTTTCCAGCCGGCGCGGCAAATAGCGGCGCGCCAGCCTTTCGGTAAAGGCAAAGTGACTGGTGGCGACCCCTCTCAGAGACTCATAGGGAAAACCGATAGGGAGAATTCTCAATTTTCCCACATGTCTGGGGCCATCGGAGACAAAAAAACCAGGCTTGGCCAAGCCAAAGGACAAGGTCATGTCTGCCTTGATCACCTGACCCTTCACCACACCTGTGTCACAGTCCAAACCACTGGGGCAGTCCAAAGACACCACCGGTACGCGACAGGAATTCATGATCTCCACAAGTTTGAGGTAATCACTTTCTATCGGTCGAGACAGGCCGATACCAAACAGGGCATCCACAATGAGGGCTGAGGAACGGATTTGCTCCATCTTTTCCGGATGATCACAGAGGTTCACATGACGAATCCCTGCCAAGTCCACCCGTGACAGTTGGCGGGTAAAAAGCTCTGAGCGGCTCTCCTGAGGAGCCAAGACAAAAACAATCAAATCCCGATGTCCAGCTGCATGAAGGTGGCGGGCCAAGACCAAACCATCGCCCCCGTTATTTCCCGGGCCACAGACCACACTTAATAATCCGCGCTTGAGATCCGGATAATAAGACTGATCCAGTTCGCGGGCCGCTGTGGCTCCAGCCGACTCCATCAAAATTTCAGCAGGTAAGCCGTAGACCGTTTGCGAGAGTTCATCAATTTCCCGACTCTGGGCTACGGTGGCAAGACGCATCCTTTATCCCAACTCCTTTTGCAGAAAGCTGGCGATCTGCTCAGCATACTGACCGAT
This is a stretch of genomic DNA from Pseudobdellovibrionaceae bacterium. It encodes these proteins:
- a CDS encoding NAD(P)H-hydrate dehydratase — protein: MRLATVAQSREIDELSQTVYGLPAEILMESAGATAARELDQSYYPDLKRGLLSVVCGPGNNGGDGLVLARHLHAAGHRDLIVFVLAPQESRSELFTRQLSRVDLAGIRHVNLCDHPEKMEQIRSSALIVDALFGIGLSRPIESDYLKLVEIMNSCRVPVVSLDCPSGLDCDTGVVKGQVIKADMTLSFGLAKPGFFVSDGPRHVGKLRILPIGFPYESLRGVATSHFAFTERLARRYLPRRLETSNKSDHGHLLVLAGREGMWGAGLLASSSAYRMGTGYVTWASFESPAENILESPEILTGKIDSEELWQKKITAAAVGPGLGVSRETADVIERLKGMDLPGVVLDADAITTCVQFELFPLPCNWVLTPHMGELARILKKDVVQLENNRFQSALEGSETAGCHVLLKGFRSVVANDGRCMVINAGNSALAKAGTGDVLTGMIGGFMAQGLEPLQATATAAYIHGRLADEWVRIGHDRRTLMASDLRDHLPSLIGRIAGGTLVL